Proteins co-encoded in one Arachis hypogaea cultivar Tifrunner chromosome 13, arahy.Tifrunner.gnm2.J5K5, whole genome shotgun sequence genomic window:
- the LOC112732744 gene encoding uncharacterized protein, with protein sequence MDVDSDSNNEINSESETNSYDDMDALLNDRFRDVAQAEGIKEGMNEDAKKFYNLVEEASKELYPGCDGFSTLSFTIRLYLLKCQHGWSNASFTSLLELLKEAIPNLNIPTSFNKAKTMVRDLGLDYKKIDACPNDCMLYWKEYEKDTSCHECGASRWIVHPVVEADVLPSKKYHNIPVKTLRHFPLIPRLQRLFMCSATAKSMRWHDEERRKDEKLRHPADGQSWKDFDNRHTNFALDPRNVRLGLSSDGFNPYRTMSISHSTWPVVLMAYNLPPWMSMKQEYFMLSLLIPGPKSPGNDIDIYLQPLIEELKELWEVGVETYDASKNETFQMYAALMWIINNFPAYAMLSGWSTKGKLACPCCNHSTCSNYLKYSRKTCYMSHRAFLPEDHPWRANKRSFNGKVEYRQAPPLLSSTEALSQLEYVDTSFGKLKPKKDGPWKKRSIFFDLPYWQYNTSRHNLDVMHIEKNIVDSILGTLLDISGKTKDHTNARYDLQEIGIRKNLHPKKTNGRKKVKLAKACYSMTNAEKSIFCDVLKTAKLPDGSASNISRCVNLLERRISGYKTHDAHFMLHYLLQIPIKGILPDQVAVPLIRLSSFFRQMCQKSITLQEIDQLEEDIVTTLCQLERIFPPSFFDIMIHLPIHLANEVRLGGPVQFRWMYPPERYMCTLKSYV encoded by the coding sequence ATGGATGTTGATAGCGATAGCAATAATGAGATTAATAGTGAGAGTGAGACTAACTCATATGACGACATGGACGCCTTGTTGAACGATAGATTTCGGGATGTGGCACAAGCGGAAGGGATAAAAGAAGGTATGAATGAAGATGCAAAGAAATTCTATAACTTGGTTGAAGAGGCTAGCAAAGAACTGTATCCCGGTTGCGACGGGTTTTCTACGTTGTCTTTCACCATCCGACTATACTTGTTAAAGTGTCAACATGGGTGGAGTAATGCCTCTTTTACTTCTCTCTTAGAGTTGCTAAAAGAGGCTATTCCTAACTTAAATATTCCTACTTCTTTCAATAAAGCCAAGACTATGGTGAGAGACTTAGGTCTTGACTATAAAAAGATTGACGCATGCCCGAACGATTGCATGCTATATTGGAAAGAGTACGAGAAGGACACATCTTGTCATGAATGTGGCGCTTCGCGTTGGATTGTGCATCCTGTAGTTGAAGCTGATGTTTTGCCTTCAAAAAAATATCACAATATTCCTGTGAAGACGTTGCGACACTTTCCCCTAATTCCCAGGCTTCAAAGACTATTCATGTGCTCAGCAACAGCTAAAAGCATGAGGTGGCATGACGAAGAACGCAGAAAAGATGAGAAGTTAAGGCATCCCGCTGATGGGCAGTCATGGAAGGACTTTGACAATCGTCATACAAATTTTGCTCTCGATCCCCGTAATGTGAGACTTGGCTTGTCAAGTGACGGATTCAATCCATATCGAACCATGAGCATATCTCATAGCACGTGGCCTGTTGTTTTAATGGCTTATAATTTGCCGCCATGGATGTCTATGAAACAGGAATACTTTATGTTGTCGTTGCTAATCCCTGGACCAAAGTCACCAGGAAATGATATAGACATTTACTTGCAACCTTTGATCGAGGAGTTGAAGGAGTTGTGGGAGGTCGGGGTGGAAACATATGATGCATCAAAAAATGAAACCTTTCAAATGTATGCAGCTCTTATGTGGATAATTAATAATTTTCCGGCTTACGCAATGCTATCTGGTTGGAGTACAAAAGGGAAGCTAGCTTGCCCTTGTTGTAACCATAGTACTTGTTCTAACTATCTTAAATATAGTCGCAAGACATGCTATATGAGTCATCGTGCCTTTTTGCCTGAGGATCATCCATGGAGAGCTAATAAGAGATCTTTCAATGGAAAAGTAGAATATAGGCAAGCTCCACCATTATTGTCGAGTACTGAAGCTTTAAGTCAGTTGGAGTATGTGGATACTTCATTTGGGAAGCTAAAACCAAAGAAAGATGGTCCATGGAAGAAGAGGTCAATATTCTTTGATTTACCTTATTGGCAGTATAACACATCACGACACAATTTAGATGTGATGCACATAGAAAAGAACATAGTTGATAGTATTCTTGGAACTCTCTTGGATATTTCTGGCAAGACAAAAGATCACACAAATGCTCGATATGACTTACAAGAAATAGGCATTCGAAAGAACCTTCACCCTAAGAAAACAAATGGTAGGAAAAAGGTGAAGCTGGCAAAGGCATGCTACTCAATGACCAATGCTGAAAAGTCAATTTTTTGTGACGTCTTGAAGACAGCAAAGTTGCCAGATGGCTCTGCTTCAAATATTTCTCGGTGTGTGAACCTTTTGGAGAGAAGAATATCTGGTTATAAGACTCATGATGCTCATTTCATGCTTCACTATTTGTTACAAATTCCTATCAAAGGAATACTTCCAGATCAAGTTGCAGTTCCTTTGATTCGACTTAGCTCATTTTTTCGTCAAATGTGTCAAAAGTCTATCACATTACAAGAGATAGATCAATTAGAAGAGGATATTGTCACAACATTATGCCAATTAGAGAGGATctttcctccttctttcttcgACATAATGATTCATTTGCCTATTCATTTGGCTAATGAAGTGAGATTGGGAGGTCCAGTTCAATTTCGGTGGATGTATCCTCCCGAAAGATACATGTGTACTTTGAAGTCCTATGTTTGA